A DNA window from Gigantopelta aegis isolate Gae_Host chromosome 4, Gae_host_genome, whole genome shotgun sequence contains the following coding sequences:
- the LOC121370443 gene encoding LOW QUALITY PROTEIN: toll-like receptor 4 (The sequence of the model RefSeq protein was modified relative to this genomic sequence to represent the inferred CDS: deleted 2 bases in 1 codon): MNVFQLEMSLSVFLVAAITVVQTVPPVTSDVFQPASKPCYPCICTVDQTIANCSHQDLSCIPSTLPEKLNVLLMDHNNISRLSTKFFSKFKHLTQLDISNNHIVQVMDDSFLGLIHLEYLHMEQNNAQLPQKAISVLYSLEELSVDGNTNMIFGECFQNLSKLIYLSMSGNKGRCEINNIYNHTFKYVPHLKTLNLSNCMLENIDVGAFLPLKNIEELDISDNRRLQFRGFRNATYGLINSSIRILKANRIVKKWSLCNILYNEDTNYLRRTKLEKLFFDDNRLELCQKGALLNLPDTLWYISARRNMFTLGAYISDLSSLKNVTHAYLGTDETNALLQYTSDENGMCEMDSENACQSDIEKSLDYGSEHLPASLLMPNNTSGPFIIVLPPHLQVLHVVCEQMSFEITWMLFTNNSLTTLNLTCNLLSNWTGPVEGLENLEILDLSFNMATDVSPFFFKGFPLLKKLYISLNFLGSVMHLKNKSLIFDGLTSLEVLDLSKNDIHYLPEDLFHDLVSLKTLNLSHNEIYLDIPLRIGHLKNLQMLDLSNNHVRWFSSTLVKDLDTLAESNNITINLTLNPIACTCYNVEFLNWMILSKVTFIHIKTYTCAFDNKTFSPIDKFEDIIVLLEKQCNVYSGLVVACLFALGLLFVIVGGALAYRHRWSLRYWYYAANLRCKRRSLLNGECGTFRFDAFVCHADEDEQFAKKMTIRIEDEGKRKVNLHNRDFLPGKRIPTNILSAVQMSRKTVVILSKNFVQSYWCNYELQMANMESRETGRDVLVIIMYGDILPKKIPKEVLYHLKTECYIEYPRHGNQNQTDIFWERLIEAVEST; the protein is encoded by the exons ATGAATGTATTTCAACTGGAAATGAG TCTCAGTGTGTTCTTAGTGGCCGCTATTACAGTGGTGCAGACTGTACCACCAGTTACCTCAGATGTCTTCCAGCCAGCATCTAAACCTTGCTATCCTTGTATCTGCACTGTCGACCAGACGATTGCCAACTGTTCCCACCAGGACCTGTCATGTATCCCCAGCACTCTCCCGGAGAAACTAAACGTCCTGCTAATGGACCACAACAACATCTCAAGGTTGTCCACAAAGTTTTTCTCCAAGTTTAAACATCTCACGCAATTAGATATTTCAAACAACCATATAGTGCAAGTTATGGATGATTCCTTTTTAGGGCTAATACATTTGGAATATTTACACATGGAACAAAATAATGCACAGTTACCACAGAAGGCTATATCTGTTCTTTATTCATTGGAGGAACTATCTGTAGATGGAAATACAAACATGATTTTCGGAGAATGCTTTCAAAATTTGTCCAAACTAATTTATTTGAGTATGTCTGGAAACAAAGGTAGGTGTgagataaataatatatacaaccaTACCTTTAAATATGTCCCACATCTGAAAACATTAAACTTGTCAAACTGTATGTTGGAGAATATTGATGTTGGAGCATTCTTGCCTTTAAAAAATATCGAAGAGCTGGACATATCTGATAACCGTAGACTGCAATTCAGAGGTTTCCGGAACGCTACGTATGGTTTGATAAATTCCTCCATACGAATATTAAAAGCCAACCGTATAGTGAAAAAATGGTCTCTTTGCAATATTCTTTACAATGAGGATACAAACTATTTGAGAAGAACAAAGCTTGAAAAACTTTTT TTTGATGACAATCGTCTTGAACTGTGTCAAAAGGGGGCATTATTGAATTTGCCTGATACCCTTTGGTACATCTCTGCCCGGCGCAATATGTTCACCTTGGGGGCCTATATCTCAGACTTGTCATCTTTGAAAAACGTGACTCATGCCTATCTTGGAACAGATGAGACCAACGCATTGTTACAGTACACTAGTGACGAGAACGGTATGTGTGAGATGGATTCGGAAAATGCTTGTCAGTCTGATATTGAGAAGTCTTTGGATTATGGTTCAGAACACTTACCAGCCTCGTTATTGATGCCAAACAATACCAGCGGACCATTCATAATCGTGTTACCACCGCACCTGCAAGTATTGCATGTTGTTTGTGAACAGATGTCATTTGAAATCACATGGAtgttatttacaaacaacagCCTCACCACGCTGAATTTAACGTGCAACTTGTTGTCGAACTGGACTGGCCCAGTGGAAGGTTTGGAGAATCTAGAAATCCTTGATCTCTCATTTAACATGGCAACTGACGTTTCGCCTTTCTTCTTTAAAGGATTTCCTCTCCTCAAAAAACTCTATATTTCTCTGAATTTCCTTGGCTCTGTAATGCACCTAAAAAACAAGTCCCTTATTTTTGATGGTCTTACTTCTCTTGAAGTATTAGACCTGTCGAAAAATGATATACATTATCTTCCAGAAGATCTATTTCATGACTTAGTCTCTCTTAAGACATTAAATCTGTCACATAATGAAATATATCTTGACATACCTCTTCGGATAGGTCACTTGAAAAATCTTCAAATGTTGGATCTTTCAAATAACCATGTTCGTTGGTTTTCTAGTACACTCGTAAAAGACTTGGATACACTGGCTGAATCTAATAACATAACAATTAATCTGACATTAAATCCAATTGCTTGCACCTGTTATAATGTAGAATTTCTTAATTGGATGATATTGTCAAAAGTTACTTTTATACATATAAAAACGTACACTTGTGCTTTTGATAACAAGACATTTAGTCCTATTGATAAATTTGAAGACATTATTGTTCTTTTGGAAAAACAATGTAACGTTTATAGTGGCCTGGTCGTTGCATGTCTGTTTGCACTGGgtcttttgtttgttattgttggaGGTGCCCTGGCATACAGACACCGATGGAGCTTACGGTACTGGTACTATGCAGCTAACCTGAGATGTAAACGTAGGTCGCTGCTCAATGGAGAATGTGGCACATTTAGATTTGATGCTTTTGTTTGCCACGCAGACGAAGATGAACAGTTTGCAAAAAAGATGACAATCCGAATCGAAGATGAAGGTAAAAGAAAAGTTAACCTGCATAACCGAGATTTTTTACCTGGAAAAAGAATACCAACGAACATACTGTCTGCCGTTCAAATGAGCAGAAAAACCGTTGTCATTTTGTCGAAGAACTTTGTACAAAGCTATTGGTGCAATTATGAACTGCAGATGGCAAACATGGAAAGCAGAGAAACTGGACGTGACGTGTTAGTTATTATAATGTATGGAGatattttaccaaaaaaaattcCCAAAGAAGTCTTGTATCATTTGAAAACGGAGTGTTACATTGAATATCCACGACACGGAAACCAGAATCAAACGGACATCTTTTGGGAGCGACTTATTGAAGCTGTAGAAAGTACTTAA
- the LOC121369802 gene encoding toll-like receptor 4, with the protein MSFKVILVTLLTIPVLILSQDEISVPAAKRLSTTSQSILACSVIKSVANCSNRGLPDVPTTLPATITVLLMDHNNLKNLTSKKFARFENLTHLDISHNIINQVDDDSFQGLTHLQCLHMEGNRVQCPDKALSVLHSLGELYLDGSPNMTFGEHFQNLTKLTSLSLSGHEGRCNITNIFNNTFEYVPYLNKLDLSLCGLNNIETGAFLTLKTIEELDISDNDNLQFKNFQSATYGLTNSSIRVLKAYAIVAKECICNILKGEHTQHLKMTKLEKLYFDHNRVEFVMSEALSNLPHTLWYISARYNSFTHTSYFTELSWIKGVTHLYLGNDDRRPFPVIPFLQKPKHENQAQCPLNTDTGCQPYRKPKPEYTSHFSGPSHYATDIKVPPHLQVLHVTCAQLDFDLTQIQVSANNITRLKLNCNLLGNWIGPVKGMEQLTYLDLSNNIARNTSTTFFRSFPKLKVLNISFNLIGSVMNMANMSHIFDGLTSLEVLDMSLNDIHGIPDNIFHDLVSVKTVNLSNNAIYLNYPLRVVHMKKLQILDLTNNEVRWFSKVLMTDLDTLAKSHNITIHLIRNPISCTCNNLDFLNWIWSSKVHFVEIGNYTCAFGNKTFSSMGAFKDVITTLQKECSNNLTLILGSVFGGILALVIVSGATAYRYRWNLRYWYYAARLRLRSELLVDEEGDSFTFSAFVSHADEDEDFVVNEMINRLETEDSGLNLNIHHRDFIPGQEIASNILSAIQGSKKTVVVLSRHFLESYWCMYELQMANMESIKTGRDVLIIIMFEDISTRKIPKEVLYHLKTDSYITYPHNRDEGQIDLFWRRLIIAIKNT; encoded by the exons ATGAG tttcAAAGTAATCTTGGTGACACTACTGACGATCCCAGTTCTGATTTTATCACAAGATGAAATAAGTGTTCCCGCAGCGAAGAGGCTTTCGACAACATCTCAGTCTATCCTGGCTTGCAGTGTAATCAAGTCAGTTGCCAACTGCTCTAACCGAGGACTGCCAGACGTACCCACCACACTTCCGGCAACAATAACCGTCCTTCTGATGGACCATAACAACTTGAAGAATCTGACATCAAAAAAATTCGCTAGGTTTGAAAATCTCACTCATTTAGATATTTCTCATAACATAATTAACCAAGTGGATGATGATTCCTTTCAAGGCTTAACACATCTCCAGTGTTTGCACATGGAAGGGAATCGTGTTCAGTGTCCTGATAAGGCTCTGTCTGTTCTTCACTCGCTGGGGGAACTCTATTTAGATGGAAGTCCCAATATGACGTTTGGTGAACATTTTCAAAACTTGACGAAACTGACCTCTTTGAGTTTGTCCGGACATGAAGGTCGGTGCAATATAACTAACATTTTCAACAACACCTTCGAATATGTTCCATATCTAAACAAATTAGATTTATCATTGTGCGGTTTAAATAATATAGAAACTGGAGCATTCTTAACTTTAAAAACCATCGAAGAACTGGACATATCGGATAACGACAATCTACAGTTCAAAAATTTCCAAAGCGCTACGTATGGACTGACAAACTCCTCAATTCGAGTTCTGAAGGCATACGCTATCGTTGCTAAAGAGTGCATCTGTAACATACTAAAAGGTGAACACACACAGCATTTGAAGATGACGAAATTAGAAAAATTATACTTTGATCACAATCGTGTAGAATTTGTCATGTCAGAAGCTTTATCGAATTTGCCGCATACGCTATGGTACATCTCTGCACGATACAATAGCTTTACACACACCTCATACTTCACGGAACTGTCATGGATAAAAGGTGTTACTCATTTGTATTTGGGAAATGACGATCGAAGACCGTTTCCAGTTATACCATTTCTACAGAAACCGAAACACGAGAACCAGGCTCAATGTCCGCTGAATACTGACACTGGCTGTCAGCCTTATCGTAAACCAAAACCTGAATATACTTCACACTTCTCAGGTCCCTCGCATTATGCCACAGACATAAAGGTACCACCGCATCTGCAGGTATTGCACGTTACATGCGCACAGTTGGATTTTGACCTCACACAGATACAAGTGAGTGCTAACAACATAACACGACTAAAGCTAAATTGCAACTTGCTAGGAAATTGGATTGGTCCCGTGAAAGGTATGGAACAACTGACATATCTTGACCTTTCCAACAATATAGCTAGAAATACCTCGACAACTTTCTTCCGAAGCTTTCCAAAGCTTAAAGTACTCAATATTTCTTTTAACTTAATTGGCTCTGTTATGAATATGGCAAATATGTCACACATATTTGATGGATTAACATCTCTCGAGGTTCTGGATATGTCGTTAAATGATATACATGGTATTCCAGATAATATATTTCATGACTTGGTGTCTGTTAAGACGGTAAATCTCTCGAACAACGCAATATACCTCAACTACCCTCTTCGGGTAGTTCACATGAAAAAACTTCAGATATTGGATCTAACAAATAACGAGGTACGGTGGTTTTCTAAAGTACTAATGACAGACTTAGACACATTGGCTAAATCTCATAACATAACAATTCATTTGATACGGAACCCTATTTCATGCACTTGCAATAATTTAGACTTTCTCAATTGGATATGGTCATCGAAGGTCCATTTCGTTGAAATCGGCAATTACACTTGTGCCTTTGGAAACAAGACGTTTAGTTCAATGGGCGcgtttaaagatgttatcactACATTGCAGAAGGAATGCTCAAACAATCTTACACTAATCCTCGGCTCAGTGTTTGGTGGTATACTTGCACTGGTCATTGTGAGCGGAGCAACAGCGTACAGGTACCGGTGGAATTTGCGCTACTGGTACTATGCTGCTAGACTGAGATTAAGAAGTGAGTTGCTGGTGGATGAGGAAGGTGATTCGTTTACTTTTTCTGCTTTCGTTTCCCACGCAGACGAAGATGAAGATTTTGTTGTAAACGAAATGATAAATCGTCTCGAAACGGAAGATTCTGGATTAAATCTTAACATACATCACCGAGATTTCATACCTGGACAAGAAATAGCATCAAATATTTTGTCCGCAATTCAAGGAAGCAAAAagactgttgttgttttgtccAGACACTTCCTGGAAAGTTACTGGTGTATGTACGAATTGCAAATGGCAAACATGGAAAGCATAAAAACTGGACGGGACGTTTTGATCATTATCATGTTCGAAGATATTTCAACAAGGAAAATACCAAAGGAAGTCTTGTATCATCTGAAAACAGATTCGTACATCACGTATCCCCATAACAGAGATGAGGGTCAAATTGATCTGTTTTGGAGGCGACTTATTATAGCAATTAAAAACACATGA
- the LOC121370444 gene encoding LOW QUALITY PROTEIN: toll-like receptor 4 (The sequence of the model RefSeq protein was modified relative to this genomic sequence to represent the inferred CDS: deleted 1 base in 1 codon): MHLKLIIWIVIISEVEADVIIRRNRPGTPIRDNPCTVIKTVANCSHQELSGVPSRLPKTITVLLMDHNKLFSLPSHEFSKFKNLTDLDISNNVIHYVSDDAFHGVTRLQRLHMENNNVQCPQKALSVLHSLEELYVDGSINITFGEYFQNLSKLTNLTLFGSLDGCKIKHIYNYTFKYVPHLKLLNISNCDLKTIDSGSFLPLRHIEELDISNNNHLNFGNFQNATYGLINSSIRVLRANGIVTRWSVCNILKDQHTQHLRNTRLEKMYFDHNRLECIDLGALQNLPDTLWYVSTRFNRFTNGPYIVALEVMRKVTHLYLGNDDSKSMPHLPYPRRRNSVQFESDSSQSGLKHMWNTTRSIPLTPPILKSSYYSPISISLPPHLQLLQLTCKKMVFDITWLRFKPNNLTTLILNCNLLSRWIGPVEGLDNLQHLDLSNNLARFVSTHFFTSFPNLRLLNISFNFLGSMLYQANQSLILDNLTSLEVLDMSLNDIGSLPENIFRDLVSVKVLNVSTNVLYLDLPLRVAHMKNLQLLDLSNNQIRWFSETLMRDLDTIAKSTNITVQMILNPISCTCDNLDFLSWMRSSKIIFLDVYNYTCAFENETFSLIGTFEDTVIRLQNECKGYLILVLGSVFGGILVFVIMVGAIIYRYRWNLRYWYYAARRNHQNLMLLDTDEDSLTFDAFVSYADKDREFVNEMKNSVETEAGLKLNIGDRNFDQDKQIPSNILSAIQTSRKTVAILSSFYLEDKQCEYELQIANIESIKTGRDVLVMIMYEDISTKKLPKEVSYRLKTESYITYPHNEDEDRIKLFWRQVITALTTN, encoded by the exons ATGCA TCTCAAGTTAATAATATGGATCGTAATCATATCAGAGGTCGAAGCAGACGTTATTATCAGACGAAATCGACCAGGAACACCTATTCGTGATAATCCGTGTACAGTCATCAAGACCGTTGCCAACTGCTCCCACCAAGAATTGTCAGGAGTGCCCAGTAGACTTCCTAAAACAATAACCGTGCTTCTGATGGACCATAACAAACTGTTTAGTTTGCCCTCACATGAATTCTCAAAGTTTAAAAATCTCACTGACTTGGATATTTCAAACAATGTAATACACTATGTAAGTGACGACGCTTTTCACGGGGTGACACGCTTACAACGTTTACACATGGAAAACAACAATGTTCAGTGTCCACAGAAGGCTCTTTCTGTCCTCCATTCCTTAGAGGAACTGTATGTGGATGGAAGTATCAATATAACCTTCGgtgaatattttcaaaatttgtctAAACTGACCAACTTGACTTTGTTTGGAAGTCTAGATGGCTGCAAGATAAAGCACATTTACAACTATACTTTTAAATATGTTCCacatttaaaattgttaaacatatcAAACTGTGATTTGAAGACGATTGACTCTGGATCATTCCTACCTTTAAGGCACATTGAAGAATTAGATATATCGAATAACAATCACTTAAATTTTGGAAATTTCCAAAATGCTACATATGGTCTGATAAATTCCTCTATTCGAGTTTTAAGAGCAAATGGTATAGTCACAAGATGGTCTGTATGTAACATATTAAAAGACCAACATACACAGCATTTGAGAAACACAAGACTTGAAAAAATGTACTTCGATCATAATCGACTTGAATGCATAGACTTGGGAGCGTTGCAAAATCTTCCAGACACACTGTGGTACGTGTCGACTCGGTTTAACAGGTTTACCAATGGCCCATACATTGTTGCGTTGGAAGTCATGAGAAAAGTTACTCATTTATACTTGGGAAACGATGATTCAAAATCTATGCCTCACTTACCATACCCTAGAAGAAGGAATAGTGTTCAATTTGAATCAGATTCTTCTCAGTCTGGTCTTAAACA TATGTGGAACACGACGCGAAGTATTCCATTAACGCCTCCAATTCTGAAGTCCAGTTACTACAGCCCCATAAGTATTAGTTTACCACCGCATCTGCAGTTACTGCAACTGACATGTAAGAAGATGGTTTTCGACATCACTTGGTTACGATTTAAACCCAACAATTTAACCACTTTGATTTTAAACTGCAATTTGCTGTCGAGATGGATAGGTCCCGTGGAAGGATTGGACAATCTCCAGCACCTCGACCTGTCCAACAACCTGGCTAGATTCGTGTCAACTCATTTCTTTACAAGCTTCCCTAATCTCAGGTTACTCAACATATCATTCAATTTTCTAGGATCAATGCTGTATCAAGCAAACCAGTCTCTTATTCTTGACAATCTCACATCTCTCGAGGTACTGGACATGTCACTAAATGATATAGGCAGTCTTCCAGAGAATATATTTCGAGACTTGGTATCTGTCAAGGTTCTAAATGTATCAACCAATGTACTGTATCTGGATTTACCTCTTCGAGTAGCTCACATGAAGAATCTTCAGTTGTTGGATCTTTCCAATAACCAGATTCGATGGTTTTCCGAAACATTGATGCGCGACTTGGACACTATAGCTAAATCCACCAACATAACCGTTCAAATGATACTTAATCCCATTTCATGTACTTGTGATAATTTAGACTTTCTTAGCTGGATGAGGtcatcaaaaattatttttcttgatgtttataattatacGTGTGCGTTTGAAAACGAAACATTTTCCCTGATTGGAACGTTCGAAGATACTGTTATTAGACTGCAAAATGAGTGCAAAGGATATTTAATACTGGTTCTTGGCAGCGTGTTTGGTGGTattcttgtttttgttataatGGTCGGAGCAATTATCTACAGATATCGGTGGAACTTGAGATATTGGTACTATGCTGCAAGAAGAAATCATCAAAACCTAATGCTTTTGGACACTGACGAGGATTCACTTACATTTGATGCTTTCGTTTCCTATGCAGACAAAGACAGGGAATTTGTAAACGAAATGAAAAACAGTGTTGAAACTGAAGCTGGGTTGAAGCTCAATATAGGTGATCGCAATTTTGATCAAGATAAACAAATTCCATCCAATATATTGTCCGCCATTCAAACGAGCAGAAAAACTGTTGCCATTTTATCTTCGTTTTACCTAGAGGATAAACAGTGTGAGTACGAACTGCAAATTGCAAACATTGAAAGCATAAAAACAGGACGGGACGTTTTGGTAATGATTATGTATGAAGATATTTCAACAAAGAAACTACCAAAAGAAGTGTCGTATCGTCTAAAAACCGAGTCGTACATTACATATCCCCACAACGAAGACGAGGACCGAATTAAGCTGTTCTGGAGACAAGTTATAACAGCACTTACaacaaactaa